The genomic stretch TTAATTCGTGGCTTTGGAAGTTATACTTTGTGCTTACAATGCTGAAGTTATCCGTTCCTATGATTGCGCCATTTATGAATTCCTTGGGTTTTTCATACGACCCTTTGAAATATGCAGAGAACGCTTTCGGAGTTTGTTGGAATTCCCTATGCTTCTTGAATTCGTCCGCCTCCCAGGAAAATATCAACTTGGACAGACATTGTGAAGTTTTTTCGGAAGCCTTTGTTGTCAATGGGATTGCCTCCTTGATTTGCGCCGCTTTCTCCGTTGCATTATCCTCGGCTATGGTCTCTTGACTTGCCTGATTTGTTTCTTGAATTCCATCTCTGTAGAAAATTAGAAAATAGGCAATTGCTATAACAGCAAGGAAGCTAAGAGCACATACAGCAAATGTGGATATCTTGCCTTGCTGTCCAAAGAGTTTGGCTGATTGTCTCTCGTGTGACTTCTGAATCTTAGCTTTAGGTATTACATCATGATCCATTCCAGCCATCGTCGCCAACTCAGGAACCGCTACCGAAGGCTTGTAACCTAGGCAGGTCAAATTTGGGCCCGCCATTGTCGGGGGTCTCTCAAGTGCATACCCGCAGGGCCGGTGTGGCGAATTAATCTTTATCACTAATAAATCTCCTTTTCCAAACCTTCTCACTAATTTCAGATATTCTGTGCTTTCAACTCTTGTACTTAATACAAAACACTTATGTGTTATCTCCAAACACTATTTTTGTAACATCCTCTGCATTTACACCACCGCTATTCTCGGACAATAATACTGCCCTGCGGGGCGAATGCAATTTTGTTCTCCCCGCCCTCTCTTAAGGCAACGTGATCCTGGCAATTTGGAAACCGCCTCGAACACCCTATCTACTCCACTCGACCCAGGTCCCATTGACAATCGTCCCATGATGGCCATTACCCGATTCGTCAACAGCAATAGTCCCGGCATGGTGATCAAGGGGCCAAAATGCAACAGTATTGGCGTCAGGGATCAAGATCGTTGGCGGAGTGAAATTGCCCACATACCGACAAATGTCTGATACCCGCACCCCGGCAAACTCACCATCCCACCAGTACATGTCGTGGGAGTATCTCGATCCCATCACGAACTCACCTGAACCGATAACATATGTTTGAGGAACATAACGGGTCCCGGTACACACGCCATCAAGGAATATCCTGAGTGAATCCCCATCATATGAACCGGCTATATGGTGATATTGATTAAGTTCAATTCGAATTGCTGAAATGGCCTCAACATCGGCGTCTTGACTGATTGCGACTGAA from Candidatus Eisenbacteria bacterium encodes the following:
- a CDS encoding LamG domain-containing protein; protein product: MKRRIGLMIVAMLLLGMAASAGDWKMQIHRSGGIDEYVLTGVDSLIFTDAVTPRYVLDLNGSNTSVTVPHESSLNFEGPFTLEAWVMARDYQYPGHQQDFFPNNVIIDKRDNSGFGRGYGFALDSGYPKISVAISQDADVEAISAIRIELNQYHHIAGSYDGDSLRIFLDGVCTGTRYVPQTYVIGSGEFVMGSRYSHDMYWWDGEFAGVRVSDICRYVGNFTPPTILIPDANTVAFWPLDHHAGTIAVDESGNGHHGTIVNGTWVEWSR